A stretch of the bacterium SCSIO 12827 genome encodes the following:
- a CDS encoding DUF423 domain-containing protein — protein MTGRWWIVLAGVSGALAVALAAYGSHGLEGDAVLKDQFATANRFHMWHTLALIGAALVRDRVGTRAGPWAAGAAALFTLGILLFSGALYGATALGLWSLTFLAPWGGFALMAGWLALAVAGFRARP, from the coding sequence GTGACGGGGCGTTGGTGGATCGTTCTGGCCGGCGTTTCAGGCGCCCTTGCCGTGGCGCTGGCCGCCTATGGCAGCCACGGGCTGGAGGGCGATGCGGTCCTTAAGGACCAGTTCGCCACCGCCAACCGCTTTCACATGTGGCACACCCTGGCCCTGATCGGCGCGGCCCTGGTCCGGGATCGGGTAGGGACCAGGGCCGGGCCGTGGGCCGCTGGGGCGGCGGCCCTGTTCACGTTGGGCATCCTGCTTTTCTCGGGCGCGCTCTACGGTGCGACGGCGCTCGGTCTATGGAGCCTGACCTTTCTTGCCCCCTGGGGCGGCTTTGCCCTTATGGCCGGCTGGCTGGCGCTCGCCGTGGCGGGGTTTCGCGCAAGGCCCTGA
- a CDS encoding NAD(P)-dependent oxidoreductase, with protein MSGPTGGTATIGIAGCGTMGLPMAECLLAAGVDVWGHDVRNIDEFGNFAPRMIADAGDFAARCDIVLSVVRDLRQTEDLCFGDQGILRRDRRPDLFVTCSTLSPRAVADLAACMPDGVDFADAPMSGAPYRAARGTLTFMVGGAELTVERLMPLFKIMGDGIHHLGPVGAGMTCKVLNNFVGVVGVVAVRKALASAQALGLDRRRLLDVMAMSSGSTWYGDNINAIDWSRQGYDPNNTIGIIEKDVKAYLDALDDGGGAFEAALLDELRELEPLDLEPEPQS; from the coding sequence GTGAGCGGTCCGACTGGCGGCACGGCGACCATCGGCATTGCCGGCTGCGGCACCATGGGTCTGCCCATGGCGGAATGTCTGCTGGCGGCGGGGGTCGATGTCTGGGGCCATGACGTCAGAAATATTGACGAATTCGGAAATTTCGCACCGCGCATGATCGCGGATGCGGGTGATTTCGCCGCGCGCTGCGACATCGTGCTGTCCGTGGTCCGCGATCTGCGGCAAACGGAAGATCTGTGTTTCGGCGATCAGGGCATCCTGCGGCGGGATCGCCGCCCGGATCTATTCGTGACCTGCTCCACCCTGTCACCGCGCGCCGTGGCCGATTTGGCGGCGTGCATGCCGGACGGCGTCGATTTCGCCGACGCCCCCATGTCGGGCGCCCCCTATCGCGCCGCCCGTGGCACGCTGACCTTCATGGTCGGCGGCGCCGAGTTGACGGTGGAGCGCCTGATGCCCCTGTTCAAGATCATGGGCGACGGCATTCATCATCTCGGTCCCGTGGGTGCCGGCATGACCTGCAAGGTGCTGAACAATTTCGTCGGCGTGGTCGGCGTGGTCGCCGTGCGCAAGGCCCTGGCCTCGGCCCAGGCCCTCGGCCTCGACCGGCGCCGACTGTTGGACGTCATGGCCATGTCGTCGGGGTCCACCTGGTACGGCGACAACATCAACGCCATCGACTGGTCGCGCCAAGGGTATGATCCGAACAACACCATCGGCATCATCGAAAAGGACGTGAAGGCCTATCTCGACGCCCTGGATGATGGCGGTGGCGCGTTCGAAGCGGCATTGCTGGACGAACTGCGCGAACTTGAGCCCCTTGATCTTGAACCGGAGCCACAGTCGTGA
- a CDS encoding gamma-glutamyl-gamma-aminobutyrate hydrolase family protein: MTRPVIGILLDYQEEGSFSRRAHYALRQAYFDAVWTAGGLPVGLPYIAEGWDDYLEAVGGVIVPGGFYPFPEVYYGGEIVVAEAPHPRHAAEVPLVRAAIDQDVPLLGICAGLQVLAAVEGASLIRDLKSEIAGPIDHLNEKPAEEPAHAVTVMPDTLLHRIVGHDEIMVNTAHNEAPRPLPPTLVVNAVAPDGVIEGAERPDRKFCMGVQWHPEFFLDKRDPNQALFRALVEAAR, from the coding sequence ATGACCCGTCCCGTTATCGGCATCCTGCTTGACTACCAAGAAGAGGGTAGCTTTTCCCGACGCGCGCATTACGCGTTGCGCCAAGCGTATTTTGACGCCGTATGGACAGCGGGCGGATTGCCCGTGGGCCTGCCCTATATCGCAGAGGGATGGGACGACTATCTGGAGGCCGTCGGCGGTGTCATCGTGCCGGGCGGCTTCTACCCCTTCCCTGAGGTCTATTACGGCGGCGAGATCGTCGTCGCCGAAGCGCCCCATCCCCGCCATGCGGCCGAGGTCCCTCTGGTGCGGGCCGCCATCGACCAGGATGTCCCCTTGTTGGGCATCTGCGCCGGCCTTCAGGTGCTGGCCGCGGTCGAGGGTGCGAGCCTGATCCGCGACTTGAAATCTGAAATCGCGGGTCCCATCGACCATCTCAATGAAAAACCGGCGGAAGAACCCGCCCATGCGGTGACCGTGATGCCGGATACCCTGTTGCATCGGATCGTCGGGCACGATGAGATCATGGTCAACACAGCACACAACGAAGCCCCCCGCCCGCTGCCGCCGACGCTGGTGGTCAACGCCGTGGCGCCGGACGGGGTGATCGAAGGGGCCGAACGCCCCGACCGAAAATTCTGCATGGGCGTCCAGTGGCATCCGGAATTCTTTTTGGATAAGCGTGATCCCAATCAGGCCCTGTTTCGCGCCCTGGTCGAGGCCGCGCGGTGA